The genomic window GACGAAGGCCAAGCGATCGGCTATGTGGTCGACCCCGCGGCGATCAAGGCAATCGTGGCCGTACCCCAGTCGAAGCTGGACGGTTTGTCGGACCGGTTGCAGCAGCCGCTGCAGGTGGTGGTGGGTGAGCAACGCATCCCCGCCACGCTGATATCGATCGCCGAGCAGACCAGTTCCGTCGCGCCGCACCCTTGTTTGGCGGCCACCGCAGGCGGCCCCTTGGCAACGCGGCCGCAGGAGGATCCCCGCGCGGGCGAGTTACTCGAGCCGCATCTGAAGCTGGAAGTTCGCCTGACGCAGCCACCTCGGTCCGCGCGCGGCGGGCAGCCCGCCCGGGTCGTGAGCCAACAACGGTAGCTACGCTCGCCAGAGCGTGGACGCTGCTACCAAATCGGCACAGCGATCCCTTTACCAGCGGCTATTGTCTTCAACCGCTCGGAACGTGCGATCAATAAATTGGGAGAGTTCGGGGGCCACTCTCAACCGCAACGCGGTTCAACAACAGAGCCCAGGGTCGCGCAGCGCACCCTGGGAATCCTTGCAAGCCCGGCGGAAATACGCGTTCTCGCTCGCGCTGCAATAACGTCACGGTCGGTTTCATTATCCAGGGTGCTACGAAGCCGGTTACAATAAAGCCAACCGCAGCGCCAAGGCTGCCAGAAATCCCAAACTTCAAACTTCCAACTTCCACCTTCCGAGTTTTTCCCATGCGCTTGCTTGCCCTGTTTTCGGTCGTCTGTATGGCTCTCGCTCCGCTGGCCGCTGCCGATCCACCGCAGGATCAGTCCGCTCGCCAGTACTACGAGGTGCGGACTTATTCGCTGGGCGAAAAGGGCGATGAAGCGGCCCTGGACAAGTACTTCCGCGACGCCCTGTTGCCGGCTTTGCAGCGCCAGGGAATCGGACCAGTGGGAGTCCTGCATGATCCGCAAGCCGAGGCGGCCGACCGCCAACTGGTGTTGATTCTGCCCTACGACCATCCCAATCAAATCACCGCCGTGCAGCGTGACCTGGACGCCGACGCGGACTACCAAAGTGCGGCGGCGGAGTATCTCAATCGGCCCGCCGATCAACCGGCCTTTGCCCGCCTCAGCAGCGAACTGTTATGGGCTTTTGAATGTATGCCGCAATTGAAAGTCCCCGCCGAAGTGGCCGCCGGCAAAGACCGCTTGTACGAGCTGCGAGTGTATGAAAGCGCCACCGAACGATTGGGCGCGTTGAAGGTGGACATGTTTAACAACGGCGAGGTCCCGATCTTTCTCGACAGCGGCATCCGCCCAGTGTTTTTCGGACAAGCCATCGTGGGGCCGCGGCAACCCAACCTGACGTATTTAACGGTCTACGAAAACGACGAGGTTCGCCAGGCGGGCTGGAAAGCTTTTCTGGCCCATCCCGATTGGGCGACTCTCAAAGCCACCCCCAAATACGCCAACACCGTCAGCAAAATCCACAAGCAGATCCTGCACGCCAAGCCCTATTCGCAGCTGTAGGCCCCGCTCTCCCGTAGCTACGCTCGCCAGAGCGTGGGCGC from Roseimaritima ulvae includes these protein-coding regions:
- a CDS encoding NIPSNAP family protein — translated: MRLLALFSVVCMALAPLAAADPPQDQSARQYYEVRTYSLGEKGDEAALDKYFRDALLPALQRQGIGPVGVLHDPQAEAADRQLVLILPYDHPNQITAVQRDLDADADYQSAAAEYLNRPADQPAFARLSSELLWAFECMPQLKVPAEVAAGKDRLYELRVYESATERLGALKVDMFNNGEVPIFLDSGIRPVFFGQAIVGPRQPNLTYLTVYENDEVRQAGWKAFLAHPDWATLKATPKYANTVSKIHKQILHAKPYSQL